Proteins encoded in a region of the Streptomyces liliiviolaceus genome:
- a CDS encoding DsbA family protein translates to MSDSSPARPAVPVLDIWCELQCPDCRSALDDLRALRARYGDRLELRLRHFPLEKHKHAFAAAQAAEEAAEQGKAWPYVEAVLERVAEMERDGEAVLLDVARGLGLDVEEFDTALIDGRHILIVDADQAEGKAIGVTGTPTYVIDGERLDGGKSQDGLRERVEGIVDRLLAGQEA, encoded by the coding sequence ATGAGCGACTCCTCCCCCGCCCGCCCCGCCGTCCCCGTACTGGACATCTGGTGCGAACTGCAGTGCCCGGACTGCCGCAGTGCCCTCGACGACCTGCGCGCGCTGCGTGCCCGCTACGGCGACCGGCTGGAGCTGCGGCTGCGGCACTTCCCGCTGGAGAAGCACAAGCACGCGTTCGCGGCGGCCCAGGCCGCCGAGGAGGCCGCGGAGCAGGGCAAGGCCTGGCCGTACGTCGAGGCGGTGCTGGAGCGTGTGGCGGAGATGGAGCGCGACGGGGAGGCGGTCCTCCTCGATGTGGCCCGCGGGCTCGGCCTGGACGTCGAGGAGTTCGACACGGCCCTCATCGACGGCCGGCACATCCTGATCGTCGACGCCGACCAGGCCGAGGGCAAGGCCATCGGCGTGACCGGTACGCCGACGTACGTCATCGACGGCGAGCGCCTCGACGGCGGCAAGAGCCAGGACGGGCTGCGCGAGCGCGTCGAGGGGATCGTGGACCGGCTGCTGGCCGGACAGGAGGCCTGA
- a CDS encoding exo-rhamnogalacturonan lyase family protein: protein MSPIPRRSLLKAAAVTGAAAQFSWALGTQDARAAQAAPRAEAADADPVTLDWLEDGGLGEAPGSTVGVPWPKGAYDKDQTFALTDADGRAVPVQSWPIGYWPDGSLKWTAHAVGPGAGSGKLTLDAGSPAAPEKKVTVGSGGGTLTVSTGVITAKIGRSGSTLVKSVTRGSTEIAKDGRLVLLRQPEIEDGDQGAETYERFESVIAQAEVEQDGPVRAVVRIDGKHRKGSRSWLPFSVRLYFYAGGESFRMVHTITFDGTQEPGKASGDFIRGIGVRFKVPMRDAAYDRHIRIGGEGTGLLREAVKGVTGLRRDPGAAIRTAQFEGQKLPDPSTWDQRVTTRLQYIPEWGDYTLSQLSADGFGVRKRTKKGHGWISAGGGRRASGFGYVGGASGGLAFGLRDFWEKFPAQLDIRDAQTDEAEVTLWLWSPESQPMDLRFYHDGMGQDTYPEQLEGLNITYEDYEPGFGTPYGIARTSELLFWAHESTPSAAAMAKQVAAVRKPAQLAAPPVHLVKAGVFGRLFAEPDRSTAAKAKIEDHLDFLFTYYKDQVEMRRWYGFWDYGDIMHTYDPSRHQWCYDVGGYAWDNSELSPDLWLWFAYMRSGRADIFRFAEAMTRHTGEVDVYHLGQWAGLGTRHGVQHYADSAKQQRIANTTYRRYYYFLTGDERVGDLMHANVDSDETFLVLDPIRKIRTEPYEPDRNALSIGFGTDWSGLVSAWLTEWERRGPKWEKARARVLSTMETIAAQPNGFVQGSALYDLDTGKFAVADSAVVGVSHLSAMFGLVELNAELLDQIDMPEFKEAWLDYCRYFNATKAEQKARYGSDFGSLLLFQGHSRQDAYAAVELGDDALAARAWRQFYNSADTWDYKESTDWSTKEVTGPTGLVAGSEASWVSTNTTALYGLAAIQNLALIGDQMP from the coding sequence ATGTCCCCCATCCCCCGCAGGTCCCTCCTCAAGGCGGCCGCTGTCACCGGAGCCGCCGCCCAGTTCAGCTGGGCGCTGGGAACGCAGGACGCCCGGGCCGCGCAGGCCGCCCCGAGAGCCGAGGCCGCCGACGCGGACCCGGTGACCCTGGACTGGCTGGAGGACGGCGGCCTCGGCGAGGCCCCCGGCTCGACCGTGGGCGTGCCCTGGCCGAAGGGCGCGTACGACAAGGACCAGACGTTCGCGCTGACCGACGCCGACGGCAGGGCCGTGCCCGTGCAGTCCTGGCCGATCGGCTACTGGCCCGACGGCTCCCTGAAGTGGACCGCGCACGCGGTCGGGCCGGGAGCCGGGAGCGGAAAACTCACCCTCGACGCCGGATCGCCCGCCGCCCCGGAGAAGAAGGTCACGGTCGGCAGCGGCGGCGGCACCCTCACCGTCTCGACCGGGGTCATCACCGCGAAGATCGGCAGGAGCGGCTCCACCCTCGTCAAGTCCGTCACCCGCGGTTCGACGGAGATCGCCAAGGACGGCCGGCTCGTCCTGCTGCGCCAGCCCGAGATCGAGGACGGCGACCAGGGCGCCGAGACGTACGAGCGGTTCGAGAGCGTCATCGCGCAGGCCGAGGTCGAGCAGGACGGCCCCGTCCGTGCCGTGGTCCGCATCGACGGCAAACACCGCAAGGGCAGCCGGAGCTGGCTGCCCTTCTCGGTGCGGCTCTACTTCTACGCGGGCGGCGAATCCTTCCGCATGGTGCACACGATCACCTTCGACGGCACCCAGGAGCCCGGGAAGGCGAGCGGCGACTTCATCCGCGGGATCGGCGTGCGCTTCAAGGTGCCGATGCGCGATGCCGCGTACGACCGGCACATCCGGATCGGCGGGGAGGGGACCGGGCTGCTGCGCGAGGCGGTCAAGGGCGTCACCGGGCTGCGCCGGGACCCCGGCGCGGCCATCCGGACGGCCCAGTTCGAGGGGCAGAAACTGCCCGACCCGTCGACCTGGGACCAGCGGGTGACCACCCGGCTCCAGTACATCCCCGAGTGGGGCGACTACACCCTCTCGCAGCTGTCGGCGGACGGTTTCGGCGTGCGCAAGCGCACCAAGAAGGGGCACGGCTGGATCTCCGCGGGCGGTGGCCGGCGGGCCAGCGGCTTCGGGTACGTGGGCGGCGCGAGCGGCGGACTCGCCTTCGGGCTGCGGGACTTCTGGGAGAAGTTCCCCGCCCAGCTCGACATCCGCGACGCCCAGACCGACGAGGCCGAGGTCACCCTGTGGCTCTGGTCGCCCGAGTCGCAGCCCATGGACCTGCGCTTCTACCACGACGGCATGGGCCAGGACACGTACCCCGAACAGCTCGAAGGCCTCAACATCACCTACGAGGACTACGAGCCCGGCTTCGGCACCCCCTACGGCATCGCCCGCACCAGCGAACTCCTCTTCTGGGCCCACGAGTCGACCCCGAGCGCCGCGGCGATGGCGAAGCAGGTGGCCGCCGTACGCAAGCCGGCGCAGCTCGCCGCGCCGCCGGTACACCTCGTCAAGGCGGGCGTCTTCGGCCGGCTGTTCGCCGAACCGGACCGCTCCACCGCCGCCAAGGCGAAGATCGAGGACCATCTCGACTTCCTCTTCACCTACTACAAGGACCAGGTGGAGATGCGCAGGTGGTACGGCTTCTGGGACTACGGCGACATCATGCACACGTACGATCCGAGCCGGCACCAGTGGTGCTACGACGTCGGCGGCTACGCCTGGGACAACTCCGAGCTGTCGCCCGACCTGTGGCTCTGGTTCGCCTACATGCGCTCCGGTCGCGCCGACATCTTCCGCTTCGCGGAGGCCATGACGCGGCACACCGGCGAGGTCGACGTCTACCACCTGGGGCAGTGGGCCGGCCTCGGCACGCGGCACGGCGTGCAGCACTACGCCGACAGCGCCAAGCAGCAGCGCATCGCCAACACGACGTACCGGCGCTACTACTACTTCCTCACCGGGGACGAACGCGTCGGCGACCTCATGCACGCCAACGTCGACTCCGACGAGACGTTCCTCGTGCTCGACCCGATCCGCAAGATCCGCACCGAGCCGTACGAGCCGGACCGCAACGCCCTCTCGATCGGCTTCGGCACCGACTGGAGCGGGCTCGTGTCGGCGTGGCTCACCGAGTGGGAGCGGCGCGGGCCGAAGTGGGAGAAAGCGCGGGCGCGCGTGCTGTCCACGATGGAGACCATCGCCGCGCAGCCGAACGGGTTCGTCCAGGGCAGCGCGCTGTACGACCTCGACACCGGGAAGTTCGCCGTCGCGGACTCGGCCGTGGTGGGGGTCTCGCATCTCTCGGCGATGTTCGGGCTCGTCGAACTGAACGCCGAACTGCTCGACCAGATCGACATGCCGGAGTTCAAGGAGGCGTGGCTCGACTACTGCCGCTACTTCAACGCGACCAAGGCCGAACAGAAGGCCCGTTACGGGTCCGACTTCGGGTCGCTGCTGCTGTTCCAGGGGCACTCGCGGCAGGACGCGTACGCGGCGGTCGAACTGGGGGACGACGCGCTGGCCGCGCGGGCGTGGCGGCAGTTCTACAACAGTGCCGACACGTGGGACTACAAGGAGTCGACCGACTGGTCCACGAAGGAGGTGACGGGTCCGACGGGGCTCGTCGCCGGCAGCGAGGCGTCGTGGGTGTCGACGAACACGACTGCGTTGTACGGGTTGGCGGCGATTCAGAATCTGGCGCTGATCGGTGACCAGATGCCGTGA
- a CDS encoding ABC transporter substrate-binding protein, which produces MGINGSVERRTVLKVAGASLATAGLAATTGCGGGSGGSGDGTVEIRFAWWGAEERAKRINQSIKLFEKKYPKIKVKTDFQDYVAFWEKFQTQAAGGNPPDVFQNAVAFLRKYDKRSVLLDLKSQVDAGNLDLKNFRAGVEKVGEVDGKLLGVPVGSNTMSLVIDEKVFKAAGVTAEQGWTWDQYFAALKKIHDTQKVAGDTGYFGIMYLYDLYLRQNGKAFFTEDGLGFEESDLTEWWQDGYNRVKAGIVTDPKKVEQLKPKSALASGDGASEFTWDNFTVRYATEGDSSYGLAPIPTTDGKETGQYLGSLMLSGFARTKHPKEVAQFISFMVHDPEVGKIMGYDRGLLSTTEQFDAYKPTDAPNQAIAKYEADVAEAGLLGTITPHPAGADTVEAAFLRVASDMSTGKTKVSDAVKQFFSEAKTALAT; this is translated from the coding sequence GTGGGGATAAACGGGAGTGTCGAGAGGCGGACGGTCCTCAAGGTGGCCGGGGCGTCGCTCGCGACGGCGGGGCTGGCCGCGACCACGGGCTGTGGGGGAGGCAGCGGTGGATCGGGCGACGGCACGGTCGAGATCCGCTTCGCCTGGTGGGGTGCCGAGGAGCGGGCCAAGCGCATCAACCAGTCCATCAAGCTCTTCGAGAAGAAGTACCCGAAGATCAAGGTGAAGACGGACTTCCAGGATTACGTGGCCTTTTGGGAGAAGTTCCAGACCCAGGCCGCGGGCGGAAATCCGCCGGACGTATTCCAGAACGCGGTCGCATTCCTGCGGAAGTACGACAAGAGAAGTGTTCTGCTCGACCTCAAGTCGCAAGTGGACGCGGGAAATCTGGACCTCAAGAACTTCCGCGCCGGAGTGGAGAAGGTCGGCGAGGTCGACGGGAAACTCCTCGGCGTACCGGTCGGCTCCAACACCATGTCACTCGTCATCGACGAGAAAGTCTTCAAAGCCGCCGGTGTGACGGCCGAACAGGGCTGGACCTGGGACCAGTACTTCGCCGCGCTCAAGAAGATCCATGACACCCAGAAGGTCGCGGGCGACACCGGCTACTTCGGGATCATGTACCTCTACGACCTCTATCTCCGCCAGAACGGCAAGGCGTTCTTCACCGAGGACGGACTCGGTTTCGAGGAGAGCGATCTGACGGAGTGGTGGCAGGACGGCTACAACCGCGTCAAGGCCGGCATCGTCACCGACCCGAAGAAGGTCGAGCAGCTCAAGCCCAAGTCGGCGCTGGCGTCCGGGGACGGGGCGTCCGAGTTCACCTGGGACAACTTCACCGTGCGCTATGCCACGGAGGGCGACAGCAGCTACGGCCTGGCGCCGATCCCCACGACCGACGGCAAGGAGACCGGCCAGTACCTCGGCTCGCTCATGCTGAGCGGTTTCGCGCGGACCAAGCACCCCAAGGAGGTCGCCCAGTTCATCTCCTTCATGGTGCACGACCCCGAGGTCGGCAAGATCATGGGCTACGACCGCGGCCTCCTGTCCACCACCGAGCAGTTCGACGCGTACAAGCCGACCGACGCCCCCAACCAGGCGATCGCGAAGTACGAGGCGGATGTCGCCGAGGCCGGACTGCTCGGGACCATCACGCCGCACCCGGCGGGCGCCGACACCGTGGAAGCCGCGTTCCTGCGGGTCGCCAGTGACATGTCGACGGGCAAGACCAAGGTCTCCGACGCCGTCAAGCAGTTCTTCTCCGAGGCGAAGACCGCCCTCGCCACCTGA
- a CDS encoding GNAT family N-acetyltransferase yields MTTTLRPTEPLQRDADGALSRHYTVCVNSRPVGAIHLATDPGSGPPVARIRELGIEEPDRGRGRGTVAALAAEEVARGWGCRRIEVSVPADAARALRLATALGYVVRNRAMEKRLGATGPELPAGSRGRPMTEAEFDSWVVRAKEAYTQEWITRGVPETEARTKADRDYATLLPDGLGSAGMDLDVLEHDGTPVGVLWVASRDGWAFVYRVEADERHRGRGHGRSLMLLAEARAGAAGRAGVRLNVFAGNTPAERLYESLGYETTTYHFYKDLL; encoded by the coding sequence ATGACCACCACTCTGCGGCCGACCGAGCCGCTTCAGCGCGACGCCGACGGGGCGCTCTCCCGCCACTACACGGTGTGTGTGAACAGCCGTCCCGTGGGCGCGATACATCTCGCCACCGACCCCGGTTCCGGACCGCCCGTCGCCCGGATCCGCGAACTGGGCATCGAGGAGCCGGACCGGGGGCGGGGCCGGGGCACGGTCGCCGCGCTCGCCGCGGAGGAGGTGGCGCGCGGCTGGGGCTGCAGGCGGATCGAGGTGTCGGTACCCGCCGACGCGGCGCGGGCCCTGCGACTGGCGACGGCCCTCGGTTACGTGGTCCGCAACCGCGCGATGGAGAAGCGGCTCGGCGCCACCGGGCCCGAACTCCCGGCCGGCAGCCGGGGGCGCCCCATGACGGAGGCCGAGTTCGACTCCTGGGTGGTGCGGGCCAAGGAGGCCTATACCCAGGAGTGGATCACGCGGGGGGTGCCCGAGACCGAGGCCCGTACCAAGGCGGACCGGGACTACGCCACCTTGCTGCCGGACGGGCTCGGCAGCGCGGGCATGGACCTCGACGTCCTGGAGCACGACGGAACCCCGGTGGGCGTGCTGTGGGTGGCGTCGCGCGACGGCTGGGCGTTCGTCTACCGCGTCGAGGCCGACGAGAGGCACCGGGGCCGGGGGCACGGCCGCTCGCTGATGCTGCTGGCGGAGGCGCGGGCGGGCGCCGCCGGACGCGCCGGTGTCCGCCTGAACGTCTTCGCGGGCAACACCCCGGCCGAGCGGCTCTACGAGTCACTCGGCTACGAGACGACCACGTACCACTTCTACAAAGACCTGCTGTAG
- a CDS encoding carbohydrate ABC transporter permease, whose amino-acid sequence MSTTTTTTGVPTSTGTGTKAAPPRRPLTLGRRTGGSLVWHIGALLVLAVVLYPVVWVLGASFKPSREIIGSLELFPTSPILQNFKGLADGIADISIATFFQNSLFYALGSVVGILISCSLTAYAFARIRFAGRNLMFSLMIGTLLLPYHVLLIPQYVMFQKMELINTYVPLLIGKFLATEAFFVFLMVQFMRNLPRELDEAARLDGCGHLRIYWSIVLPLCRPALITSAIFTFINAWNDFMGPLIYLNEPSKYTVSLGMMMFRDQEGVANYGGMIAMSLVALLPVLAFFLAFQRYLIDGMATSGLKG is encoded by the coding sequence ATGAGCACCACCACCACGACCACCGGCGTCCCCACGAGTACCGGCACCGGTACGAAGGCCGCCCCGCCGCGCAGGCCCCTGACGCTCGGGCGGAGGACCGGCGGGTCGCTCGTCTGGCACATCGGCGCCCTGCTCGTCCTCGCGGTCGTCCTCTATCCCGTCGTCTGGGTCCTCGGCGCCTCGTTCAAGCCCAGCCGGGAGATCATCGGCAGTCTGGAGCTCTTCCCGACCAGCCCGATCCTCCAGAACTTCAAGGGACTCGCCGACGGCATCGCGGACATCTCGATCGCCACGTTCTTCCAGAACTCGCTCTTCTACGCGCTCGGCTCCGTCGTCGGCATCCTGATCTCGTGCTCGCTGACGGCGTACGCGTTCGCCCGCATCCGGTTCGCCGGGCGCAACCTGATGTTCTCGCTGATGATCGGCACCCTGCTGCTGCCGTACCACGTGCTGCTCATCCCGCAGTACGTGATGTTCCAGAAGATGGAACTGATCAATACGTACGTGCCGCTGCTGATCGGCAAGTTCCTCGCCACCGAGGCGTTCTTCGTCTTCCTCATGGTGCAGTTCATGCGGAACCTGCCCAGGGAACTGGACGAGGCGGCACGGCTCGACGGCTGCGGGCATCTGCGGATCTACTGGTCGATCGTGCTGCCGCTGTGCCGCCCGGCCCTCATCACCAGTGCGATCTTCACCTTCATCAACGCCTGGAACGACTTCATGGGCCCGCTGATCTACCTCAACGAACCCTCCAAGTACACCGTCTCCCTCGGCATGATGATGTTCCGCGACCAGGAGGGCGTCGCCAACTACGGCGGCATGATCGCCATGTCGCTGGTGGCCCTGCTGCCCGTGCTGGCCTTCTTCCTCGCCTTCCAGCGCTACCTCATCGACGGTATGGCGACCTCCGGTCTGAAGGGCTGA
- a CDS encoding aminotransferase class IV yields MKIWLDGGLQDSESARVSVFDHGLTVGDGIFETVKTTDGRTFALTRHLDRLARSASGLGLPEPDRDELLRACAAVVDANPVPLGRLRITYTGGHGPLGSDRGEQGPTLVVALAESGPRPDSTAVITVPWTRNERGALTGLKTTSYAENVVALARAREQGASEALFANTVGQLCEGTGSNVFVVLDGEIHTPPVASGCLAGITRALTAEWTGAKETDLPLDVLERAEEVFLTSSLRDVQAVHRVDGRELPGAAGPVTAKAMRIFTERAANDLDP; encoded by the coding sequence GTGAAGATCTGGCTCGACGGCGGGTTGCAGGACAGCGAGTCGGCCCGTGTCTCCGTGTTCGACCACGGGCTGACGGTGGGCGACGGCATCTTCGAGACGGTGAAGACGACCGACGGGCGCACCTTCGCGCTCACCAGGCACCTCGACCGCCTGGCACGCTCGGCGAGCGGCCTCGGTCTGCCCGAGCCCGACCGCGACGAGCTGCTCAGGGCCTGCGCGGCCGTCGTGGACGCCAATCCCGTGCCGCTCGGGCGCCTGCGGATCACGTACACCGGCGGGCACGGGCCGCTCGGCTCGGACCGTGGTGAACAGGGGCCGACCCTGGTCGTGGCGCTTGCGGAGTCCGGCCCCCGCCCCGACTCCACCGCCGTGATCACCGTCCCCTGGACCCGCAACGAGCGCGGCGCGCTGACGGGCCTTAAGACGACGTCGTACGCCGAGAACGTCGTGGCCCTCGCCCGCGCGCGTGAGCAGGGCGCCTCCGAGGCGCTGTTCGCGAACACGGTCGGGCAGCTCTGCGAGGGCACGGGCTCCAACGTCTTCGTCGTCCTCGACGGCGAGATCCACACCCCGCCCGTCGCCTCCGGCTGCCTCGCGGGCATCACCCGCGCCCTCACCGCGGAGTGGACCGGCGCCAAGGAGACCGACCTTCCGCTGGACGTCCTGGAGCGGGCCGAGGAGGTCTTCCTGACCTCGTCGCTGCGCGACGTACAGGCCGTGCACCGGGTCGACGGCCGCGAACTGCCGGGCGCGGCGGGCCCGGTGACCGCGAAGGCCATGCGGATCTTCACCGAGCGGGCGGCCAACGACCTCGATCCCTGA
- a CDS encoding CGNR zinc finger domain-containing protein: protein MLITHDTRCALDTVVDLVNTAPEDDTPDGLANLAALLDFVRKHQMSDVGTLSELDLSAVRRIRGRFAAVFAAPDARTAASLINELVAAAGTTPRLTNHDGYDWHVHYFAPGASVADHLAADCGMALAFFVVAGEEERLRRCEAPDCRRAFVDLSRNRSRRYCDSRTCGNRLHVAAYRARRKEAAG, encoded by the coding sequence GTGCTGATCACCCACGACACCCGGTGCGCCCTCGACACCGTGGTCGATCTGGTGAACACCGCACCGGAGGACGACACCCCGGACGGACTCGCGAACCTCGCGGCGCTGCTCGACTTCGTGCGAAAACACCAGATGAGCGATGTCGGGACCCTGTCCGAGCTCGACCTCTCCGCGGTGCGCCGGATCCGGGGGCGCTTCGCCGCGGTCTTCGCCGCCCCTGACGCCCGTACCGCCGCCTCGCTCATCAACGAGCTGGTCGCCGCCGCCGGCACCACGCCGCGTCTCACGAACCATGACGGCTACGACTGGCACGTGCACTACTTCGCGCCCGGCGCGTCCGTCGCCGACCATCTCGCCGCGGACTGCGGCATGGCGCTGGCGTTCTTCGTGGTGGCCGGAGAAGAGGAGCGGCTGCGCCGCTGTGAGGCACCGGACTGCCGACGCGCCTTCGTCGATCTCTCCCGCAACCGCTCCCGTCGCTACTGCGACAGCCGCACCTGCGGAAACCGCCTGCATGTGGCCGCGTACCGGGCACGGCGCAAGGAAGCGGCAGGCTGA
- a CDS encoding SsgA family sporulation/cell division regulator — MNTTVSCELHLRLVVSSESSLPVPAGLRYDTADPYAVHATFHTGAEETVEWVFARDLLAEGLHRPTGTGDVRVWPSRSHGQGVVCIALSSPEGEALLEAPARALESFLKRTDAAVPPGTEHRHFDLDTELSHILAES; from the coding sequence ATGAACACCACGGTCAGCTGCGAGCTGCACCTGCGCCTCGTTGTGTCGAGCGAGTCCTCTCTGCCTGTCCCCGCAGGCCTGCGGTACGACACGGCCGATCCCTACGCCGTGCACGCCACCTTCCACACCGGAGCGGAGGAGACTGTCGAGTGGGTGTTCGCCCGCGACCTTCTCGCCGAGGGCCTGCACCGGCCCACCGGTACCGGCGACGTCCGAGTCTGGCCGTCCCGCAGTCATGGTCAGGGCGTCGTGTGCATCGCCCTGAGCTCTCCGGAGGGCGAAGCTCTGCTGGAGGCCCCGGCGCGGGCCCTGGAGTCGTTCCTGAAGCGAACCGACGCCGCCGTGCCTCCCGGCACGGAACACCGGCACTTCGATCTCGATACGGAGCTCTCACACATCCTGGCCGAAAGCTAG
- a CDS encoding carbohydrate ABC transporter permease, translating to MGTAVTTLIKDSPPDAPERRPGRPIAVKRRGRRENLAGYLFMSPWIAGFLLLTAGPMAASLYFAFTDYNLFDSPKWIGFDNFTRMLDDPRWQKSVEVTAKYVVIGTPLKLLLALGVALLLAQSRRGQAFYRAAFYAPSLIGASVSIGFVWRALFSDDAAVDRTQSFLGFDVGGWVGNPDWVLYSLVALTVWQFGAPMVIFLAGLKQVPKELYEAAEVDGAGPFKRFWSITLPMISPVLFFNVLLETIHSFQIFGSAYVVSNATCGPADSTLVYTCYLYQKGFKEAQMGFASAMAWMLLLAVALVTVVLFWSQKRWVHYEEASR from the coding sequence ATGGGAACAGCAGTGACGACGCTCATCAAGGACTCTCCGCCGGACGCCCCGGAGAGGCGCCCCGGCCGCCCCATCGCCGTGAAGCGGCGGGGCCGCCGGGAGAACCTGGCCGGCTACCTCTTCATGTCCCCCTGGATCGCCGGCTTTCTGCTGCTGACCGCGGGGCCCATGGCCGCATCGCTCTATTTCGCGTTCACCGACTACAACCTCTTCGACTCCCCGAAGTGGATCGGCTTCGACAACTTCACCAGGATGCTCGACGACCCCCGGTGGCAGAAGTCGGTGGAGGTGACGGCGAAGTACGTCGTCATCGGCACCCCGCTGAAACTGCTCCTCGCACTCGGCGTGGCCCTGCTGCTCGCCCAGAGCAGGCGCGGACAGGCCTTCTACCGGGCCGCGTTCTACGCCCCCTCGCTGATCGGCGCGAGCGTGTCCATCGGCTTCGTCTGGCGTGCGCTGTTCTCCGACGACGCCGCCGTGGACCGTACGCAGTCGTTCCTCGGGTTCGACGTGGGCGGCTGGGTCGGCAACCCGGACTGGGTGCTCTACAGCCTGGTGGCACTCACCGTCTGGCAGTTCGGCGCCCCCATGGTCATCTTCCTGGCCGGCCTGAAGCAGGTGCCCAAGGAGCTGTACGAGGCGGCCGAGGTCGACGGCGCGGGACCGTTCAAACGGTTCTGGAGCATCACCCTACCGATGATTTCCCCGGTGCTGTTCTTCAACGTGCTGCTGGAGACCATCCACTCGTTCCAGATCTTCGGCTCCGCGTACGTCGTCTCCAACGCCACCTGCGGACCGGCCGACTCCACGCTCGTCTACACCTGTTACCTGTACCAGAAGGGCTTCAAGGAGGCCCAGATGGGCTTCGCCTCGGCGATGGCCTGGATGCTGCTGCTCGCCGTGGCCCTGGTGACGGTCGTCCTCTTCTGGTCCCAGAAGCGATGGGTGCACTACGAGGAGGCCTCCCGATGA
- a CDS encoding chorismate-binding protein, whose product MHDLPALARFGGLVATGLVDVTDDPAALDSSGFWAVSADFEGRVVCARFADVRPEAVPAPVPGRWTGPAAGDWTSSLDRAAYTAGVRRIRELIATGEVYQANLCRVLSAPIAPDADVDALTALLARGNPAPYAGTIRLPGHGVEIATASPELFLRRTGRVVESGPIKGTGRTEADLLEKDHAENVMIVDLVRNDLGRVCATGSVTVPDLCVVEKHPGLVHLVSTVRGELPEDVGWPELLGAAFPPGSVTGAPKSSALRIIEELETAPRGPYCGGIGWVDADRGTGELAVGIRTFWIDRAEGVLRFGSGAGITWGSDPLREWEETELKAARLLAVASGEYAGAYDAGEAGGFTSAPGPGASGRKSTSGR is encoded by the coding sequence GTGCACGACCTCCCAGCTCTCGCCCGCTTCGGCGGCCTCGTCGCGACCGGCCTCGTCGATGTCACCGACGACCCCGCGGCACTCGACTCCAGTGGCTTCTGGGCCGTCAGTGCCGACTTCGAGGGCCGCGTGGTCTGTGCCCGTTTCGCGGACGTACGGCCCGAGGCCGTACCGGCGCCGGTGCCCGGGAGGTGGACGGGACCCGCCGCCGGCGACTGGACGTCGTCGCTCGACCGCGCCGCGTACACGGCGGGTGTACGCCGCATACGGGAGCTCATCGCGACCGGCGAGGTGTACCAGGCGAACCTCTGCCGGGTCCTGTCCGCGCCCATCGCCCCGGACGCCGACGTGGACGCGCTGACCGCCCTGCTGGCCCGCGGCAACCCGGCACCGTACGCCGGAACGATTCGGCTGCCGGGGCACGGGGTCGAGATAGCCACCGCGTCCCCCGAACTCTTCCTGCGCCGCACCGGCCGTGTCGTCGAGTCGGGTCCGATCAAGGGGACCGGACGCACCGAGGCGGACCTCCTCGAAAAGGACCACGCCGAGAACGTGATGATCGTGGACCTGGTCCGCAACGACCTCGGCCGGGTGTGCGCCACGGGCAGCGTGACCGTCCCCGACCTGTGTGTCGTCGAGAAGCACCCGGGCCTCGTCCACCTCGTCTCCACCGTCCGCGGCGAACTGCCCGAGGACGTGGGCTGGCCCGAGCTGCTGGGCGCGGCCTTCCCGCCCGGATCCGTCACCGGCGCCCCCAAGTCCAGCGCCCTGCGGATCATCGAAGAACTGGAGACGGCTCCCCGCGGGCCGTACTGCGGCGGCATCGGCTGGGTCGACGCCGACCGCGGCACCGGGGAACTGGCCGTCGGGATCCGCACCTTCTGGATCGACCGGGCCGAGGGCGTGCTGCGTTTCGGCTCCGGCGCGGGCATCACCTGGGGCTCGGATCCCCTGCGCGAGTGGGAGGAGACCGAGCTGAAGGCCGCCCGGCTGCTCGCTGTAGCGTCGGGGGAGTACGCAGGGGCGTACGACGCGGGTGAGGCGGGTGGGTTCACGTCCGCGCCGGGCCCCGGAGCCTCCGGCCGGAAGAGCACGTCGGGCCGGTGA
- a CDS encoding TIGR02611 family protein yields MNTGSDRTGEVAMAADETKGDPALGSRAPQFIKARRMLHLSWQVGVFVVGLAVVVAGVIMLPLPGPGWLVIFGGMAIWATEFVWAQLVLRWTKRKVTEATQKALDPKVRRRNIILTTVGLVIIAVLVGVYVWKFGIEMPWNIKE; encoded by the coding sequence ATGAATACGGGGAGTGACCGAACGGGGGAGGTCGCCATGGCGGCCGACGAAACCAAGGGCGATCCGGCGCTCGGATCCCGTGCGCCGCAATTCATCAAGGCGCGCCGCATGCTGCACCTGAGCTGGCAGGTGGGCGTGTTCGTCGTAGGTCTCGCGGTCGTCGTGGCCGGCGTGATCATGCTGCCGCTGCCCGGTCCGGGCTGGTTGGTGATCTTCGGCGGCATGGCGATCTGGGCGACCGAGTTCGTCTGGGCGCAGCTCGTACTGCGCTGGACGAAACGCAAAGTCACCGAGGCCACACAGAAGGCTCTCGACCCGAAGGTCCGACGCCGCAACATCATCCTGACGACCGTCGGGCTGGTGATCATCGCAGTACTGGTCGGGGTGTACGTGTGGAAGTTCGGCATCGAGATGCCGTGGAACATCAAGGAGTAG